The nucleotide sequence CATGTTTTGATCAGATAGATGTAGGACCAAGCTATAAAAACACCATGTAATACATAAATGATGATTGTAATGTAGGCTACGATGTTATTAAGAATAGTTTCAGCTGGAAAACAAGCAAGTGAAACGATAACCCAATTCACACAAAAGATTCTGGCAATATGACGACTGCACAGCTTCAGCCgtgatgataaataaatgtttgttgatATGATGGCAAAAGGTGTaatcacagagaaacacacaaacttcACCAGTCTCTGCTTTGACATGAGGGAGTGGTACTCCAGGGGTCGACATATAGCCACGTATCTGTCATACGCCATGACTGCAAGAATTGATAGATCACTGCAGGCAAACGTGTACATTACCAGAGCCTGAATAAGACATCCGTAGTATGAGATGACATGAACGGGAGACAGAAGATCCCAGAGTAACTTTGGGTAGAGACCAGATGACCCCCAAAGCCCATTTATGCAAAATACGCACACAAAAATATACATTGGTTCATGCAGGTTTTTATCTATGATGATGGTCATAATGAGAACTCCATTTACCAGCCAAATGAAACAGTAACATAgtagagtgagagagaagaTAGTGAAGCGATAGTTCCTTGTCTCACTTAAACCTGAGAGAAAGAACATTGAAGAATTATCCATCAGGCAAAGACTCTCTTCCTCTTATGAGGTGTAACCGTCCAAATACCCTCAGCTCCCTCCTCTCACCTGTATAAATGTATTGTCAGATTACATCAGCAATAGATGGGAATTCAAACCGACCAATCATTACAGCTTGAATGTTTATCACCTGGATACAAACTCTAAACACAACACTAAAGTGATATCAAAATGAATCCCACTTGGATTATGACACATACCTCTTACTTCCCTTTGAAACCAAACAAATTATACAATTCAAAGTTTAAATGTATACTTTTtataaaagagaaacacaaaagatTTTGActccaaatgaaaataaatatttgtccTTGTCTACTTTTCATGGTATATCCTTGTATTTCTaaacacacagctttaaaaGCTGAGACCTAACAAGACAGTCAAACATCTGAAGAGCACTGATTTAttatactgtgtatgtttttttcataACCTCGTacaattttatctgtgcaataattTATAtcactatctattcatcagatagaagtgtacatactGCATATATATctgtaaaatattattttattttatcctatttttttattgtccatccatccatccattctctTCCATTTATCTGGGGTCTgatcgcgggggtagcagtccaagcaaattgacccagacatctctctccccagcaacactttccagctcctcctggggaatcccaaggcgatcccagaccaggcaggAGATATAATCCCCCCACCGcattctgggtctaccccggggccttctcccagttggacatgcccggaacacctctattttattttatcattactattattatcattattatcattattgttattattatcattattatcattattattattagtattattattattattattattagtattagtattagtattatatttttaactatgtaagtacattgttgtattcccctgtcctgtgttgtaagctgctgtaacaaaataatttcctccaatgggggatcaaataaagtttatcttatcttatcttaaacatgtctgttttcatATAATGAATTTTGTCCTTGAATGTATAAAGCAGCCAACATGCATTCAATGCAGAGCACAAATTGACTTATAGGATGTTTGGTACACTCTTTGCAGAGGCCCACTATCAATTTACAACTTAAAGTCCAAAATCCTAGTCAGGACTCTGTAAAGATTaagcaacatgttttaaaaagttggaggacagggacaaaaaaacagaaaaagttgTGAAATTCTAAAAAGAATCACCaagaggaacatctcccaacttaTAGGTTAATTTTGCAAAAGGGTATAACATGGTTGGGTATAAAACAGacattccagaga is from Notolabrus celidotus isolate fNotCel1 chromosome 10, fNotCel1.pri, whole genome shotgun sequence and encodes:
- the LOC117820639 gene encoding olfactory receptor 52D1-like translates to MDNSSMFFLSGLSETRNYRFTIFSLTLLCYCFIWLVNGVLIMTIIIDKNLHEPMYIFVCVFCINGLWGSSGLYPKLLWDLLSPVHVISYYGCLIQALVMYTFACSDLSILAVMAYDRYVAICRPLEYHSLMSKQRLVKFVCFSVITPFAIISTNIYLSSRLKLCSRHIARIFCVNWVIVSLACFPAETILNNIVAYITIIIYVLHGVFIAWSYIYLIKTCVNSLDNRAKFMQTCVPHLTSLLTFLLTVLFDIMYIRYGSKDLSQTIQNFIAIEFLVIPPLMNPLIYGFKLKKIKSRILGYIIVKFKS